The Planctomycetota bacterium genomic sequence GGCACGCATCGCGCGCGACCTGCAGAACGTCGCGCGCAACGCCGACCTGACCTACGCGCAGGTGAGCGTGCGGCCCGGGCTGGGGGCCGCGGGCGACGGCGACGAACTGCTGCTCATGGTGAACTCGCTCACGCCCGTGCGGGGCGATGATCTGAGCCCCGAGGGCGACCTGCACGAGGTGCAGTACCGCGTCGCGCCGAGCGCGTCGGGCGGGCTGGCGCTCTGGCGGCGCGTCGACCCGGGGTTCGACGAGTTCATCGACGCCGGCGGCATGGCGAGCCCCGAGGTGATCGGCGTCGTCTCGCTGTCCATCGACGCCAGCGACGGGATCGACTGGTTCGACGCGTGGGAGTCGGACACCGACGGCATGCCGCACGCGGTGCGCGTCACGGTGATCGCGGCGTCGGACGACGGCACCACCCGTGTCACCGCGCGCCGCACGATCGCGGTGGACCGCGTGCCGCTGGAGCCCGAGATCGACCCCGCGGCGGAGGACGAGTCGGAGTCGTCCGAGCCGCGAACGCCATCGTCTTCGGGCACCGGTGGCGGTGGCACTGGCGGCGGCGGGACCGGCGGCGGCGGGACCGGCGGCGGCGGGACCGGCGGCGGCGGGACCGGCGGCGGCGGGACTGGCGGTGGTGGCACCGGCGGCGGCGGGACCGGCGGCGGCGGGACTGGCGGCGGTGGGACTGGC encodes the following:
- a CDS encoding type II secretion system protein, producing the protein MRRARGFTLIELILAAVIGVFVAGAAVTSVSQFLRARKSAGARQEAFSRAESAAARIARDLQNVARNADLTYAQVSVRPGLGAAGDGDELLLMVNSLTPVRGDDLSPEGDLHEVQYRVAPSASGGLALWRRVDPGFDEFIDAGGMASPEVIGVVSLSIDASDGIDWFDAWESDTDGMPHAVRVTVIAASDDGTTRVTARRTIAVDRVPLEPEIDPAAEDESESSEPRTPSSSGTGGGGTGGGGTGGGGTGGGGTGGGGTGGGGTGGGGTGGGGTGGGGTGGGGTGGGGTGGGGRGAAPAPTSTRGGGR